In a single window of the Delftia tsuruhatensis genome:
- a CDS encoding 3-carboxyethylcatechol 2,3-dioxygenase — protein MDTTAMARARRAFLGMSHSPLLGLNPVPADDQQALDAAIAAARAAVHAFDPDLVVLIGPDHYNGFFNALMPPLCLGTAVHAVGDYLSPAGPLNVPEDLALALATHLMDAHVDIAVSRRMEVDHGFAQALQVLWGDELARTPPVLPLFLNAVAPPAIARLARCRTLGEALGRFLDGLPQRTLLIGSGGLSHEPPVPTLDHPDPAVRERITVGVPPTEAEKAAKTERVKAAGLALARGEAWMKPLNPAWDLDWMQALASGELDRLCRHSEACIETQAGRSAHESKTWLVARAALPQHPGLPCPVNAYRPVPSLIAGYGVMFMHTDD, from the coding sequence ATGGACACCACCGCCATGGCCCGTGCGCGGCGCGCCTTCCTGGGCATGTCGCACTCCCCGCTGCTGGGCCTCAATCCCGTGCCTGCGGACGATCAGCAGGCGCTCGACGCCGCCATTGCGGCGGCGCGCGCGGCCGTCCATGCCTTCGATCCGGACCTGGTCGTGCTCATCGGCCCCGACCACTACAACGGCTTCTTCAACGCGCTGATGCCGCCGTTGTGCCTGGGCACCGCGGTGCACGCCGTGGGCGACTATCTGTCCCCGGCAGGCCCGCTGAACGTGCCCGAGGACCTGGCGCTGGCCCTGGCCACGCACCTGATGGATGCGCATGTGGACATCGCGGTCTCGCGCCGCATGGAGGTGGACCATGGCTTCGCCCAGGCGCTGCAGGTGCTGTGGGGCGACGAACTGGCGCGCACCCCGCCCGTGCTGCCGCTGTTCCTCAACGCCGTGGCCCCGCCCGCCATCGCGCGGCTGGCGCGCTGCCGCACGCTGGGCGAGGCCCTGGGCCGCTTTCTGGACGGGTTGCCGCAGCGCACGCTGCTGATCGGATCGGGCGGGCTTTCGCACGAACCGCCCGTGCCCACGCTGGACCACCCCGACCCGGCCGTGCGCGAGCGCATCACCGTCGGCGTGCCGCCCACCGAGGCAGAGAAAGCCGCCAAGACCGAGCGGGTGAAGGCCGCCGGCCTGGCACTGGCCCGTGGCGAGGCCTGGATGAAGCCGCTCAATCCCGCCTGGGACCTGGACTGGATGCAGGCCCTGGCCAGCGGCGAACTGGACCGCCTGTGCCGCCACAGCGAGGCTTGCATCGAAACGCAGGCCGGCCGTTCGGCCCATGAATCCAAGACCTGGCTGGTGGCCCGCGCCGCCCTGCCGCAGCACCCGGGCCTGCCCTGCCCCGTGAATGCCTACCGCCCCGTGCCTTCGCTGATCGCCGGCTACGGCGTGATGTTCATGCACACCGACGACTGA
- a CDS encoding RHS repeat-associated core domain-containing protein — MCQQQGHVVWAARLNPWGQVQEEYNPQGIHQEIRLPGQHHDRETGLYYNRHRYYDPEIGAYINQDPIGLMGGRTPTCVQTTRNLGLTFSDCKKYPHPKYSQACSSRRYLIERFLKTSWIYRLRK; from the coding sequence GTGTGCCAACAGCAAGGGCACGTGGTGTGGGCGGCGCGCCTGAACCCCTGGGGCCAGGTGCAGGAGGAATACAACCCGCAGGGCATTCACCAGGAGATCCGCCTGCCGGGCCAGCACCATGACCGGGAGACGGGGCTGTACTACAACCGGCACCGGTACTACGACCCGGAGATCGGGGCTTATATCAATCAGGATCCGATTGGGTTGATGGGGGGACGAACTCCTACCTGTGTTCAGACGACCCGAAATCTTGGGTTGACCTTCTCGGATTGCAAAAAATATCCTCATCCAAAATACAGTCAGGCTTGCAGCAGCCGGCGCTATTTGATCGAAAGATTCCTCAAAACGAGCTGGATCTACAGACTGCGGAAATGA
- a CDS encoding bifunctional 3-(3-hydroxy-phenyl)propionate/3-hydroxycinnamic acid hydroxylase: MDTAADTPAQTQPYDVAIIGAGPVGLTLANLLGLAGVRTLVVEKLDRLIDYPRAIGIDDESLRTLQAAGLSGEVEGHITPDHWMRFFTASGQCFASIEPRTDEFGWSRRNAFIQPQVDAILHQGLARFAHVRLLFGQELAHFSQDAHGVDLQLLAADGTRQALRARFLVACDGGNSAVRRALGIAFEGRTKPNQWIVVDVRNDPLGTPHIGMHCDPDRPYVSAALPHGIRRFEFMVMPGETEQELSRPDNLARLMRKVVADPERLDYIRKRVYTHNARLAAKFREGRVLLAGDAAHIMPVWQGQGYNSGLRDASNLAWKLAMVARGQAGEALLDSYGQERRDHARSMIHLSEVAGDIFAPESRTAARLRDTVMLALNAVPPVKQYFAEMRFKPMPRYEQGVVLHGQDPQAPPAPLLGGLLQRSGDTPLGRLLGLMAEKKESPLGRLVHGLQTPPPSAVGRMFIQPRVLDGAGRILRLDDVIGPHFALIAWTTDPVQGLDAQALAFWRRLNARMVRVMPPGQMAHCPPAHETVVTVGDVQGRLKDWFGAQTRSIAFVRPDRFVAAMASPQETGAVTAQLARLLHVPLVPGGACALQD; this comes from the coding sequence ATGGATACGGCAGCAGACACCCCGGCGCAGACGCAGCCCTACGACGTCGCCATCATCGGCGCAGGCCCCGTGGGCCTGACCCTGGCCAACCTGTTGGGGCTGGCCGGCGTGCGCACCCTGGTGGTCGAAAAGCTGGACCGCCTCATCGACTATCCGCGCGCCATCGGCATCGATGACGAATCGCTGCGCACCTTGCAGGCCGCGGGCCTTTCCGGCGAGGTCGAGGGCCACATCACGCCCGACCACTGGATGCGCTTTTTCACGGCCAGCGGCCAGTGCTTTGCCTCCATCGAGCCGCGCACCGACGAGTTCGGCTGGTCGCGGCGCAATGCCTTCATACAGCCCCAGGTGGATGCCATCCTGCACCAGGGACTGGCGCGCTTCGCCCATGTGCGGTTGCTGTTCGGGCAGGAGCTCGCCCATTTCAGCCAGGACGCCCATGGCGTGGACCTGCAACTGCTGGCCGCCGACGGCACGCGCCAGGCGCTGCGCGCGCGCTTCCTGGTCGCCTGCGACGGCGGCAACAGCGCCGTGCGGCGCGCGCTGGGCATCGCCTTCGAGGGCCGCACCAAGCCCAACCAGTGGATCGTGGTCGATGTGCGCAACGATCCGCTGGGCACGCCCCACATCGGCATGCACTGCGACCCCGATCGCCCCTATGTGTCGGCCGCGCTGCCCCATGGCATCCGCCGCTTTGAATTCATGGTCATGCCCGGCGAAACGGAGCAGGAGCTGTCCCGGCCCGACAACCTCGCGCGCCTGATGCGCAAGGTCGTGGCCGACCCGGAGCGCCTGGACTACATCCGCAAGCGCGTCTACACGCACAACGCGCGGCTGGCCGCGAAGTTCCGCGAAGGGCGCGTGCTGCTGGCCGGCGATGCGGCCCACATCATGCCGGTCTGGCAGGGCCAGGGCTACAACAGCGGGCTGCGCGATGCCAGCAACCTGGCCTGGAAGCTGGCCATGGTGGCCAGAGGGCAGGCGGGCGAAGCCCTGCTGGACAGCTACGGCCAGGAGCGCCGCGACCATGCGCGCAGCATGATCCACCTGTCCGAGGTGGCCGGGGACATCTTCGCGCCCGAAAGCCGCACGGCCGCACGGCTGCGCGATACGGTGATGCTGGCCCTCAATGCCGTGCCCCCGGTCAAGCAGTACTTCGCCGAGATGCGCTTCAAGCCCATGCCGCGCTATGAGCAGGGCGTGGTGCTGCACGGCCAGGACCCGCAGGCCCCGCCCGCGCCACTGCTGGGCGGGCTGCTGCAACGCTCGGGCGACACGCCGCTGGGCCGCTTGCTCGGCCTCATGGCCGAGAAGAAGGAATCGCCGCTGGGCCGTCTCGTCCATGGCCTGCAGACACCACCGCCCAGCGCCGTCGGCCGCATGTTCATCCAGCCGCGCGTGCTCGACGGCGCAGGCCGCATCCTGCGGCTGGACGACGTCATCGGCCCGCACTTCGCCCTCATCGCCTGGACCACGGATCCCGTGCAGGGGCTGGACGCGCAGGCGCTGGCCTTCTGGCGCCGACTCAATGCGCGGATGGTCCGCGTCATGCCGCCCGGGCAGATGGCGCATTGCCCGCCCGCGCACGAGACGGTGGTCACCGTGGGCGATGTCCAGGGCCGCCTCAAGGACTGGTTCGGCGCGCAGACGCGCTCCATCGCCTTCGTGCGCCCCGACCGCTTCGTGGCCGCGATGGCATCGCCCCAGGAAACCGGCGCCGTGACCGCGCAGCTGGCGCGGCTGCTGCATGTCCCCCTGGTACCGGGCGGTGCCTGCGCGCTGCAGGACTGA